The DNA region ACGCCGATGACCCTCGCGGAAACCGCTTCGATCATGTGTGAGACCATCGCCACCGAAGCCGCCCTCGAACAGACCACCGACAAGCAGGAAGTGCTTGCCATTCTCGAAGCGCAGTTGAACAATGCCTCGCAGGTGGTGGTGGACATTTACTCGCGCTACCTGTTCGAGAAGGAAGTCTTCGAACGCCGCGCCAAAGCCGAACTCGCCGCCGACGAGATCAACGACATCATGGAACGCGCGCAGAAAGCCACCTACGGCGACGGTCTGGACGAGAAATTCCTCCAGAAATACATGTGGACGTGGAAGCCGCATTACTACTCCGCCGGCTTCTCGTTCTACAACTATCCGTATGCCTTCGGTCTGCTCTTCGCCACGGGCTTGTATGCCATCTACCAGAAGCGCGGCGCGGAATTCGTGCCTGCCTACAAAGAATTGCTTGCATCCACGGGCGAAGCGCCCGCTGCGGAACTCGCCGACAAGTTCGGTATCAACATCCGCACCAAGAAATTCTGGGCAGACAGCCTCGCCATCATCGGCAAGCGCGTGGACCGCTACTGCAAGTTATAGTTGAAACTGCAAGGGCGACTCATCCGTCGAATGCAAAGAACATTGATGGATGGGTCGCTCTATTTTTTTATAAACGAGGAGAGAGATGAAACCATACAAACCCCTTTTGGCGGTTGCGATCCTTGTGCTTGCCGCGCTTGCGTGTCAGGCGCTCGCGCCGTCCCAGACACAAAGCAATACCATTCCGCGCACCGACGCCGATGTGCCGCGCATCAGCGTCAGCGAAGCAAAAGCCGCACTGGACGCAGGATCAGCCATACTCGTAGATGTGCGAAGCGTCGAATCCTACACAGCAAGCCATGTCGCTGGGGCAATGTCGATCCCCCTAGCGCTTATTGAAACCAGCGTCAACGACCTATCGCTCGAAAAGAATCAGTGGATCATCACCTACTGCACCTGACCGCAGGAACAGACGAGCGCCCGTGCGGCGTTCATCCTGCTGACGAACGGCTACACCAACGTGCAAGCCATGCTGGGTGGATTTGAAGCCTGGCTGAATGCCGGATACCCAACACAGCCATAAACGATGACGAACCCGCCTCGTGTCACCCCTTGGGCTGGTTCAACAGCCCCAACCGAATCCGCCCTGCGGCAGTTGATGGCGGATGAAGGTCTCGCACCTTACGCCTGGTCGAACGGTCCATTCGACACTTACTCCGCGCACTCGCACGGTTATGACAAGGTCATCTACGTCGTGCGCGGGAGTATCACCTTCGGGTTGCCGGAGTTGGGACAGGAATTAAAATTGAAAGCAGGAGATAGATTGGACCTACCCGCGGGCGTAGTGCACAATGCCACTGTCGGCGCGGAAGGTGTGGTCTGCTTGGAGGGACATAAATAAACCGCATGGGCGACGCATGCGTCGCCCATGCTTTTTTAAGAGAACGCCTGAAGTCCCGTTTGCGCTCTTCCCAAAATCAACGCATGGATGTCATGCGTGCCTTCATAGGTATTGACCGATTCCAAATTCATCACATGACGGATGACGTGATATTCATCCGAAACGCCGTTGCCGCCGTGCATATCGCGGGCATGACGCGCGATCTCCAACGCCTTGCCGCATGAATTTCGCTTGACGAGCGAGATCATCTCCGGGCTGGCTTTATCTTCATCGATCAAGCGCCCCACACGCAAAACGGACTGTAACCCGATGGTGATCTCGGTCATCATGTTCGCCAGTTTCAGCTGGATCAACTGATTCGCCGCCAGCGGACGTCCGAATTGTGGACGGTCTAATGTGTATTGCCGCGCCGCGTGCCAGCAGAATTCCGCCGCGCCCAACGCGCCCCACGCAATGCCGTACCGCGCCTTGTTCAAACATCCGAACGGACCCTTCAAGCCTTTCACTTCCGGGAAGATATTTTCTTGAGGGACAAAGACCTCATCCATTACGATCTCGCCCGTGGAACTGGCGCGCAGGCTGAACTTGCCTTCGATCTTCGGCGCGGAGAGTCCCTTCATGCCTTTTTCCAGAATAAAGCCGCGGATTTCCCCATCCAGCTTTGCCCACACGACAAAGACATCTGCAATCGGGGAATTGGTGATCCACATCTTGTTGCCGTGAACAATGTAGCCGCCGTCCACTTTTTTGGCGCGGGTTTCCATGCTGGCGGGGTCGCTGCCATGATTCGGCTCGGTCAGCCCGAAACAGCCAACCCATTCTCCGCTGGCAAGTTTTGGGAGATATTTCTTGCGTTGTTCTTCCGTGCCGTATGTAAAAATCGGATACATCACCAGCGACGATTGCACGCTCATGGCGGAGCGGTAGCCGCTGTCCACGCGCTCGACTTCGCGCGCGATCAGTCCATAGGCAACGTGGTTCAAGCCTGCGCCGCCGTATTCCTCGGGGATGGTGGCGCCCAGGAAACCCATGGCGCCCATTTCGGTCATGATCTCGCGGTGGAATTCCTCTTTCCGGTTCGCTTCGAGGATGCGCGGCATGAGCTTGTCCTGACAATAGCGGCGGGACGCATCACGGATCATGCGTTCTTCGTCGGTCAGTTGGTCATTGAAAAGCAGGGGGTCGTCCCATTTGAAGGTTGGTTTTGACATAAGAGCCTCGGAGAATAGTGAATAGGGTATGGGGATTGTATCAAAAGTCGGAAAGAGATGACGTTCCAGGAAACAGAATCAGATATCGGTTAAGAATGAAGCGGGAATAAAATAGAGGACTCATCCGCAGACAAGCCCTCTATTCTCTACTCACTATTCACTTTGTCTTACGCGCTTCCGGTCAACCAGCCGCGCAGTTCCATGGCTTTCACTACGCGGTCAATGGCGACCATGTAGGCTGCGTCGCGCATGTACACCTTCTCGGAGGCGCTGCGTTCGAGCACGGCGTTGAAGGCGGAGGTCATCTTCTGGTCGAGCTTTTCGAGGACTTCTTCCTTGCTCCAGTAGAAGTTCATGTCGTTCTGCACCTGTTCGAAGTAGGAGGTGGTGACGCCGCCGGCGTTGCAGAGGAAATCGGGGATGTTGAAGATGTTGTTCTTCTGGAAGTATTCGTCGGCTTCGGGGGTGGTGGGACCGTTCGCGCCTTCAGCAACGATCTTTACGTTCTTGGAGATCTTCTTGACCGTATCGGCATTGATCTGACCTTCGAGCGCGGCGGGGATCAACACGTCGGCTTCGAATTCGATCCATTTGTCGCCGTCGCTGACTTCGTAACCGGCATCCATCGCCTTTTGCTTGTCCACGGTACCATACTGGTCCACGATCGACATCAGGAAGCGCGGGTCGATGCCGCCCTTCTTGCTGTAGGTGTAGGCTTTCTTATCGTGACGGTCGTAGCAGGAGACGCAAGCGACCGATCCGCCCAGCATTTCGACAAAGCCAATTGCCGCATATTGCGAGACGTTGCCAAAGCCCTGCAGCGCCGCAACGGATTTTGTTGAGTCCAAGCCAAGGTGTTTCATCGCTTCACGGACGGTGTAGATGACGCCGAAACCGGTGGCTTCGGTGCGACCAAGCGAACCGCCTCCGCCTACGGGTTTGCCTGTGAATACACCCGGGGTATATTCGCCCACGAGACGGGAATACTCGTCCATCATCCAGCCCATCATCTGAGGGGTGGTGCCGACATCGGGAGCGGGCACGTCATTGCGCGGACCGATGTTCTTCCACATCGCACGTACCCAGCCGCGGCACAATTCTTCTTTTTCACGGACAGACAGCGTGGATGGATCCACGACGATACCGCCTTTGCCGCCGCCCAGCGGGATATCCGCCACAGCGCATTTCCAAGTCATCCACGTGGCGAGCGCACGAACCGTGTCCAGCGTCTCGGCGGGATGGAAGCGGATGCCGCCCTTGTTGGGTCCGCGCGCATCGTTGTGTTGAACGCGGAAGCCTTGAAAGACTTTCAGGGAACCATCGTCCATGCGTACGGGGATGCGGAAGGCATATTCACGCATGGGCCAGCGCAGCACTTCTGAAACGCCGGAATCGAGCTTCAGCATCTTCGCTACGCCGTCGAATTGTTTCTGCGCCATTTCAAAGGCATTAATTTGTCCTGACATGATGTTCTCCTAGGTAGGTTTTAGAGAAAAATATAAGCGGGCACCCCGGACGGGGTTGCCCGCTCTTAAGCACAGTGTATGTCAACTTGCCGGGTCATACGATTAATCCTATTAATCACAATCGCCCTCAAACTTTACACGATTATTAAAGCCGCGTCAATATGACAAAAATCCGCTTATTTTCGGTAAAAAATGACGGATTCTGATGAATATAACCCCATCCATTCGTGAGAGGTTGCGCTAATGGAATTTCGCGAAATTCTACCATCCCTCGCAAAAAAGAGACTGTCACTCACGGGTGACAGTCTCTTGCCTTTAAACTTCTACAACCGCGGTTTCTATCGATTGGATGGGAGGCAGGAAATCCGCCAGCAATTCCCAGGTATCTCCGGAGTCGCGAGAGTGGAAGATCTGTCCTGTATTCGTGCCGAAGTAAATGCCGGCATCTTCGAAGGTATCAGTTGCCATCGCTTCCCGCAAAACATCCACATAGGCGCGTTCGGGCAGTCCATTGGACAGGCGCTGCCAGGTATCGCCGGCATCGCGGCTGCGCCACACAGCGAGTTTTCCATCCATACTTATATGAAATTCGTCGCTTTCCTCAGGGACCACATAGATCGTCTTTGGGTCGGTGGGATGGACCACGATCGGGAATCCGAAGCGGGTTGGCAGTTTGCCCTCGCCGATATCAATCCAGTCCTCGCCGGCGTTGTCGCTGCGATAAATCCCGCAGTGATTTTGCTGATAGAGCACGTTTGGATTGGATGGGTGCATTGCAATCTTGTGCACGCATTGCCCATATTCGGGAAATTTTTCGGGATGAAAATCGGCGCGGACATTCTTGTTGAACGGATTCCATGTTTTCCCGCCATCGTCCGTGCGGTAACAGCCCCCCGTTGACATTGCAATGTACATGCGGCTCAGGTTGGATGGGTCGAGCATGATCGTATGCAGGCAGAATCCGCCGTTGCCGGGGAAGAACTTCCCGCGATGTGGATGGTCGAAGAAGCCTTCGTTGATCTCCCACGTCTCGCCGCGGTCTTTGGATACGAACAGGGAAGCCGGCTGTGCGCCTGCATACAGGACATTCGGCTCATCAACGCGCCCGGGCGTGATATTCCAGACCTTGATCATTTTCTCCGGTTTGTCTTTTATCTCTTCACCCGCCTCCGAGCGGAACGCCTCTTCCACTGTGCTGGGTGGACGCCCCGACTTTGACGGGCGTGGAATGATCGGATTCTGTTTTGCCTGCGTCCAAGTCCTTCCAAAATCGTCCGAGTAATGGGTGGTTGGTCCATAGACAAAATGGCTGACCGCCGCATGAATGCGGTTGTCGCGCGGATCCAGTTTCATATGCATCATGTTCCAACTCTTGAAGAGGATGTCGCTCGTTGTCCATTTTTTGCGGGCAGGGTCGCTTTCCAGAATAAAACCACCCTTGGTTGTCCCAACGAAGACCATCACTTTTGGGGTCATGAGATTCTCCTTTACCATTAAAAGAACAAATTTTCTAAAAATTATAGCACATTCTTTACCAAAAACAAGCGGTACAATGGTGGGGATAATTATGGTCGTAAAAATCAAAGGAACAAAGACCTTGACCGCTACAGGTGCACAAACGAGAAAAACGCTCCCGTTGGGCGAGATATATGGGGATATTAATAATATAAAAAACGTGTTCCGATGGTGTCTCACCCTGGTGATCATGGCAATGATCGCGGGGAGTGTCATCGGGTACATATCCGGCAATGTGTCATCATCCAACCTGTTGTTGACGGGCATTCTGCCAGTGTTAACGGGATATTACCTCGTGAGCCGCGAAAAATTCGAGATGACGGCGGTTCTGCTTTCCGTTGAATTGATCCTCCTGAATACGATCCTTGCCACCCGTGGAGCGGGGATTCACCACGTCACCATGCTCGCTTTTCCTGCGATCCTCATCATTGCCAGCCTGGTCACAAAACGACAGACCATGATCTTTTTGACCATCCTGACGCTTGCCTGCCTTGTCTGGCTGGTATTCGGGGAGATACAAGGTTTGTATACTCCCGCCGGCATTATTCATGGTTCGTCAGCGAGTTTCTACTTGGCATCCATTATCGTCGTCATCACGGCGGTCATGGCGCGTGTGTTGTCGGAAACCCTGTTCAGGAATTCCCTGCAGATCCAGCGGGAACTCGCAGAGAGAAAACTGACCGAGGGAAAAATGGAGTCGCTCATCCACGAGTTGGAAGCGAGGAACGCTGAATCGGAGACCTTGCGTGAAAGCCTTGCCAGCCTGGTCAGCACGGTCGAATTTGCGGAGATCATCCAGAAAATTCTGGAGCAGATCAAACGCGTCATCCCGTACGACAGCGCATCGGTGTGGAGGGTGGAAGGTGATATACAAAAATTCATTGGCGGTCGCGACCTGCCTGAGATGTTTTGGGATGCCAATGTGGAATTCGCCACCGATGAGACCAATTCCGCATTGCCCATTCTCACTGGAGAAGCGCCGTTCATTTTGAACAATAATGTTCAAGAGGAGTTGATGGATTTCAAAGAAGAGCCGCACAGCTATATCAACTCCTGGCTTGCGATCCCGCTGAAAACACGCGGGAAGATCATCGGCGCGATCATGCTGGATGGAAAGAAAAAGGGTCAATTCACCGGGCATCATGCGGAACTGGCGGTCATGTTCGCCAACCAGGTTGCGATCGCGCTGGAAAATTCACAGTTGTTTAACGATCTGCAAAACGAATTGCGTATGCGGGGCGAGCTTATCCGCGAGTTGGAAGCAAAGAATGCCGAATTGGAACGCTTCACCTACACCGTTTCACATGACCTGAAATCGCCCTTGGTGACCATCAACGGGTTTCTCGGCTACCTTGAAGCGGATATCGCGTCGAACAACATTGCGCGTTTCCGGCACGACTGTCAACGCATCAAGGATGCCGTTGTAAAAATGCACACCCTGCTTGGCGAACTGCTGGAACTTTCGCGGATCGGCCGCATCGCAAATCCCTCGCAGATGATCCCGTTCGAAACACTTGTGCATGATGCGGTTGATATGGTACACGGACAACTTGCCGCGCGCGGCATCACGGTCGATATTCAGCCGAACCTGCCGGCTGTTTATGGAGATCAACAGCGCCTGACAGAGGTCCTGCAAAACCTGATGGACAATGCCGCCAAGTTCATGGGAGATCAATCCGATCCGCGTATTGAGGTCGGGCAGGATGGTGAGGAAAACGGTTTGCCGATCTTTTTTGTGCGCGATAACGGCATCGGCATTCCGTTGGAATTGCAGGGACGTGTTTTCGATCTCTTTGATAAGTTGAACCCGGAAAGCGATGGGAGCGGGGTGGGTCTTGCTATCGTTAAGAGAATTATCGAGGTCCACGGCGGCAGGATCTGGGTCCGGAGCGAAGCGGGAAAAGGATCTGCATTCCTTTTCACCCTGCCGCGGGAAGAAAGTCAATCAAAATCACAAGGAGATTCAGCATGAAAAAGATTCTGTTTTTGTTCGCCTTGTCCGCGCTTGTGCTTGCATCCTGCCGGGGCGGCGGAAGCGACGAGATCTTTCAGATTTCCGACCCTGCCAGACAGTTGGAAGCTGCGGCGGGGAGCGAGTTCAAGATCGTGATCGAATCGAACCCGACCACGGGCTATCACTGGGAGCTTGTAGAAGAGCTTGACGGGAGTATTGTGGAGTTCGTTTCGAAGGATTATCGGCCCGATGAACCCGTCACTACCGGCTCCGGCGGCGTGGATGTGTGGACGTTCAAAGCGATCGCCGCCGGGGAAACAGAGATCGTGCTTGGATATTATCCGCCATCCAATGACCCGACAGAACCGGAGCAAACTGTAACGTTCTCGCTTGCCGTAAAATGACCAAACCGAACAGGATGCCCCTTCGGTACTAGTTCCGAGCCGGCGGCATAAAAAACAGTAACAAACCTCCTGGTTTGATGTTACAGTAATAGTGGTTGCATCATGCAACGTGGACGGGCTGCCGGTTTTCCAACGCCGATGGAGCGCAGCCTGATTGACAATAAGGAGGAAACATGAAACGCCTTGTCCTGCTTGCAGGACTTGTTCTGCTCGGTTTGACGGCTTGCAGGGGCGAAAGTACCGAGCCCGCAGCGATGCCATCTACCACATCCACAAGCGCGCCGACGCTTGCGCCCACCCCTGTTCTTCCAACACCCGCTCCAACTCCTGAACCTGTGACCATACAGTTGACGACCGAACGGGTCAATTGCCGCATCGGACCGGGTACGTTCTACCAGACCATCAACGAATTGGGTCAGGGACGGTCGCTGCGGGTTGAGGGACGGAATGACGCGTCCAACTGGTGGTATGTGCGCGATCCCGGAAACCCCGGCGGGTTCTGCTGGGTCTCCGCCGAAGTAAGCCAGACACAGGGAGATGTAGACCAACTCCCGGTCATCCCGCCGCCTATGGCTGCTGTAACGGATGTAAGACTCCGCGTCGAGCCAAACCGGATCGTGGTTGGCTGCAACCAGTTCCCTCAGACGGTCTTTTTTGAAGCGCAAGTCACCACCGACGGACCCACCCTGCTTACATGGAGATGGGAAGTCAGCAATGGTGCGGTATCGGATGTCGGCTCGTTGATCTTTCAGGAAGCCGGGACACAGGTCATCAACGATTATTATCAGATCAATGCCCCGAACGAATATTGGGTGAAATTGCACATTCTCACCCCCAATCAACGCGAAGATCAAATCACATTCCCCGTAAGCTGCACTCCTTAAGAGAGAAGCCCCTGAAGTTTCATCATCAGGGGCTTTTTTAAGCTATTGGAAGATCACCGTCTTGTACCCGAGGGCGGTGAAGAACTTTAGTAGATAGGCTTCCGCGTTCCGCTTTCCCTGAACGAGAATGCCGTCCTCCAGCGCCGCCTTGAGAATTTCATTCTCTGCCGACTGCCTCGCCAGCGTCTCGAGGTCCACCTGCCCCTTGGTCAGCAGACCCGTATCGCGATCATATACATAGGATTTCTGATTGTCGAGCGTCGCCACGAACACCTCGGTAGGAGGCAGGCGTACGTATAACACGCCGTTATCTAAGCGCAGGTCGCCGGGCTGCATTTTCTCCATATCAATGCCTGCGATCACGATGCCGTGCGCCACGAACAACAATCTGTCGCCGAACACAAAACCGAACGTGCCCTGCCCGATCTCTGCAGTAATGACCTTTTCCACGCTATACTGGATCGTCTCCAGACGAGCCAGCGCGCGGATCTCGTTGATATACGTCACCGGGTCGGGGATGATCGTAGGCGTGGGATTCATCAACTGCGCCACCTGAGTCTGCAATGCCTGGTTCGCCTGGCTGGCTTGCTCGAACGGGCGGGATGCCGCTTCGGCTGTATCGCGCACCGTCTCTACGATAAAATAGACACCAGCGGCAAGCACCGCCAGGATCAGGATGGACATGATTGTATTAAATGTCTTCATTTTCTTCCTTTCACTAACTTGCCCTATTATAGCAAGGTCATTATGATCGCATACAAACAATCTTGTAAGATGAGAAAAGTCCTATTTGCGCTTTCCCTCGCCCTTTTTGGGTGTTCTTTCCCTGTTCAGGTGACGTTGGGGACTCCCACGCCGACTCCCGCCCCTGAAGTGCTTCCTACTCCCACACAACCGCCTCTCACCACGGCGGAACCTGGTACAGACCAGAATCCCCTGATCCTCGCCCTCTCTCCTTCCCCGCGCCCCTCCGACGAGGTGATCGCCGCCGGGGAAAGCATCGCTGCCTATCTTCAGGAGCGGACCGGCTACCGTATTGTAACCACCGCTCCCCCATCCGAGGGTGTGCTGGTGGATGCGATCTCAAAGGGTAATGCGCATATCTTTGTGCTTTCGCCCTATGGGTATGTGATGGCGCGCGACATGGACCTCGTCACCGCATTGTTGGCGCGCGTCCGCGACGGGCAGACATTTTACGGGGCGCAGATCATCTCCACCCGAAAAAATGACTTCATCTCTTATTTCAATCCCGCGCGGAACGAGAACACGGCAGATGCCGTCGCCGCGCTGAGGCAATTCGACCAGAAGAAAGCCTGCTGGAGCGATGCCGTATCACCGTCGGGGTATGTGGTGCCGCTGGGGTTGTTGAATCAGGCTCAGGTCCAGATACGAAGCGGGGCGTTCATGAGCGGACAGCCGAGCGTCGTGCGCGCCGTCTACTCCGAGGATATCTGCGACTTCGGCGCCACGTTCATCGACGCCCGAACTTCCCCCGCGCTCGAAGCGGATTATCCCGATGTAATGGACAAGGTCATCGTGGTGTGGCGTATTCCGGAGATCATTCCGTATGAGAATATTTCAATGGCGAGCAGCCTGCCGTTCGAGATGCGGCGCGTGATCCAGCGCGCGTTCATTGACCTGATGCTGACGCCGGACGGAAAGTCCGCGATGCAGGTGGTGTACGGGTTTGACGAAGTGCAGGCGGTGGAGGATTCTGCTTATACAGAATTCGTAAATTATGTGCTGGCTTCGGGTTTGGACCTGCTGGTTTTGATACAATAGCGCGGATGTTCAAAAGAATAATAAGATTTCTTTGGCGCACTGCGCTTGTATTTGGTTTTCTGGCTGCCGTCGGTCTGTTCGCTCCAAGGTTCGTGATGATGATGTCTGCCGCGCCGCGCACGTTCAACGCGCAGGATGTTCCGCAGGCGCGCGTGGCGATCGTCTTCGGCGCAGGGTTGTACCGTGACGGCTCGGCTGGACCCGTGTTGAGTGATCGCGTGGAAACCGCCGTACAATTGTACGAGCAGGGTAAAGTGGAGAAACTGCTGATGAGCGGCGACAACCGCTTCATCGAATACAACGAGCCCGAAGCGGCGCGGCAGTATGCGCTCCAGCGCGGCGTGCCGGATGAAGACATCGTGCTGGATTATGCGGGCAGGCGCACGTATGATACCTGCTATCGTGCAAATCACATCTTCGGCGTGGGCGAGGCGATCCTCGTCACACAGCCGTTCCACATGCCGAGAGCCTTGTTCCTTTGCAATTGGTTTGGCGTTGAATCGACCGGCGTGGAGTCAGATAACCGTTACTTCCTGAAACGCTCGCGCGCCTATTGGAATTTCCGCGAGACGTTTGCGGTCTTTCAAGCCGCGTGGGATGTGCTGGTGACAAAGCCCGTGCCTGTACTTGGCGACCCCATACCGATCGAGTAATTCACTTCGTCATGAAAACACCTGAATGGAGAATACAATGAACCGTGAAGAAGCCCTGTCCCTCGTGCGTGAATTTGTAAAGAACGAAGGTCTCGTGCGCCACATGCTTTCGGTGGAAGCCGCCATGCGCTTCTACGCCGAAAAACATGGTGAAGACGTCGAGTTATGGGGATTGCTCGGTCTGCTGCACGATTTCGATTGGGAGATCCATCCTTCGCTGGAGGAACATCCGCAAAAGGGATCGGCGATCCTGCGCGAGCGCGGCGTAAGCGAGGAGATCATTCAGGATATTTTGAGTCACGCCGACCATACCGGTGTGCCGCGCGACACGCTTCGCAGAAAAGCGCTCGCCGCCTGCGACGAGATCACGGGGCTGATCACCGCCGTTGCGCTGGTGCGCCCGTCCCATTCGCTGTATGACCTTGAAGCCAGTTCCGTCAAAAAGAAATGGAAGGATAAGGCATTTGCGGCAGGCGCCTCGCGCGAGGAAATGACCCATTCCGCGCAGGAATTCGGCGTGGAGTTGTGGGAGCATGTCGGCAATGTCATCATGGCGATGCGGAAAATCGCCCCGGAGTTGGGACTGGTTGGAAACATCCAGCAATAAATTAGCAACGCATTGTACAAAATAAACCGGACCTGACATCCCTCACCATTGGTGAGGGGGACATTTCATGTCTTTTGTAATTTTGGGGATAAAATAGAGGAACGCAGGAGGACCTTCCCATGCCAAAAGCCGCGAAAACCTACATTGTCAATGACCAGCCCACTGAGACAGATGCGCTTGATTTCACGCCGTATGTCGAAACGCTGGCGGACATCATCCAGACCGGCAATACCCCGCTGACCATTGGCGTGTTCGGCGGGTGGGGTTCGGGCAAGACATCCCTGATGAAGATGGTGAGGAATGACCTGCCGGATGATTTTACGGTGGCATGGTTCGATGCGTGGAAATATGACAAGGAGGAGACGCTCTGGCGTGCGTTCCTGTTGAATGTGCTGTTCGCCGTGGAAAAGAAAAGCGGGGAGACCGATGAGCTCAAGACCCTGAAGACCATGCTCTATCGCGGATTGGAATTGGAGAAAACTGGCGGCGTGACGATTGACCTTGCGAAACTCGGCGCGAAGGTTGCCGAGGGTGCAATCCAAATCGGCTTGTCATTCATCCCGCCGCTTGCCACACTGGCAGAAATGGCAAAGGAACTGCAAAAAGCGGGGCTGGGAAATGTCGCGGGCGGATTTGAAAGCGCCATCCAGCGCGAGCGGACGAAGATCTACGTCGAGCAGGTGCGTTCGCTGGAACAATTCCAGGAGAAATTTGCGACACTCATCCAATCTTACATCTCACCAAAAAGGCTGGTCGTCTTTGTGGACGATCTCGACCGCTGCCTGCCTGAAAAAGCCATTCAGGTGCTGGAAGCCATCAAATTATTCCTCGATGTGAAGGATTGTGTATTCGTACTAGGTATTGACCAGGATGTGATCGCGCGCGGCATCGAGATGAAATACAAGGATGTCAAAGACAGGAAGGATGCGGACGGGAAACCGCACTTTACCATCGAAGGCATTAAATATTTGGAGAAGATCATCCAACTGCCGTTCCAGATCCCGCCTGTGATCCGGGATGACATGGGGAAATTCGTGGAGGGCTTGAGCGATGAATGGCCCCACGAGGAATGCCATAATGTCTTCGCCGAAGGCTTGGGAGATAACCCGCGCAACATCAAACGCACGGTGAACACGTTCCTGATGCTTTCAAAACTGGCGGAGAAACGCAAGGAAAAATTGAAGGGGGCGGTCAAACCGATACGGCTGGCAAAGGTGGTCGCCATTCAGGCGGCGCACCCCGATCTATACAATTTGCTTTTGAAGGAAGAGCCGCGCTATCTGCGCGAATTGGAGGAATACTACCGGGCAGAATCGTCACAGGAAAGAAAAATGGAGAAGGGCGAAGCCGAGATACAGGGCGCAAGCGAAAAAGCCCCCGCGCGTATCGAGCCGCCGCCTGCGCTGGTGCCCTTCCTTTCTCAGCGCGGCATTGCGGCGGTGCGAAGAATATTGACGATG from Anaerolineales bacterium includes:
- a CDS encoding rhodanese-like domain-containing protein, producing the protein MKPYKPLLAVAILVLAALACQALAPSQTQSNTIPRTDADVPRISVSEAKAALDAGSAILVDVRSVESYTASHVAGAMSIPLALIETSVNDLSLEKNQWIITYCT
- a CDS encoding acyl-CoA dehydrogenase; translated protein: MSKPTFKWDDPLLFNDQLTDEERMIRDASRRYCQDKLMPRILEANRKEEFHREIMTEMGAMGFLGATIPEEYGGAGLNHVAYGLIAREVERVDSGYRSAMSVQSSLVMYPIFTYGTEEQRKKYLPKLASGEWVGCFGLTEPNHGSDPASMETRAKKVDGGYIVHGNKMWITNSPIADVFVVWAKLDGEIRGFILEKGMKGLSAPKIEGKFSLRASSTGEIVMDEVFVPQENIFPEVKGLKGPFGCLNKARYGIAWGALGAAEFCWHAARQYTLDRPQFGRPLAANQLIQLKLANMMTEITIGLQSVLRVGRLIDEDKASPEMISLVKRNSCGKALEIARHARDMHGGNGVSDEYHVIRHVMNLESVNTYEGTHDIHALILGRAQTGLQAFS
- a CDS encoding Glu/Leu/Phe/Val dehydrogenase; amino-acid sequence: MSGQINAFEMAQKQFDGVAKMLKLDSGVSEVLRWPMREYAFRIPVRMDDGSLKVFQGFRVQHNDARGPNKGGIRFHPAETLDTVRALATWMTWKCAVADIPLGGGKGGIVVDPSTLSVREKEELCRGWVRAMWKNIGPRNDVPAPDVGTTPQMMGWMMDEYSRLVGEYTPGVFTGKPVGGGGSLGRTEATGFGVIYTVREAMKHLGLDSTKSVAALQGFGNVSQYAAIGFVEMLGGSVACVSCYDRHDKKAYTYSKKGGIDPRFLMSIVDQYGTVDKQKAMDAGYEVSDGDKWIEFEADVLIPAALEGQINADTVKKISKNVKIVAEGANGPTTPEADEYFQKNNIFNIPDFLCNAGGVTTSYFEQVQNDMNFYWSKEEVLEKLDQKMTSAFNAVLERSASEKVYMRDAAYMVAIDRVVKAMELRGWLTGSA
- a CDS encoding ATP-binding protein codes for the protein MAMIAGSVIGYISGNVSSSNLLLTGILPVLTGYYLVSREKFEMTAVLLSVELILLNTILATRGAGIHHVTMLAFPAILIIASLVTKRQTMIFLTILTLACLVWLVFGEIQGLYTPAGIIHGSSASFYLASIIVVITAVMARVLSETLFRNSLQIQRELAERKLTEGKMESLIHELEARNAESETLRESLASLVSTVEFAEIIQKILEQIKRVIPYDSASVWRVEGDIQKFIGGRDLPEMFWDANVEFATDETNSALPILTGEAPFILNNNVQEELMDFKEEPHSYINSWLAIPLKTRGKIIGAIMLDGKKKGQFTGHHAELAVMFANQVAIALENSQLFNDLQNELRMRGELIRELEAKNAELERFTYTVSHDLKSPLVTINGFLGYLEADIASNNIARFRHDCQRIKDAVVKMHTLLGELLELSRIGRIANPSQMIPFETLVHDAVDMVHGQLAARGITVDIQPNLPAVYGDQQRLTEVLQNLMDNAAKFMGDQSDPRIEVGQDGEENGLPIFFVRDNGIGIPLELQGRVFDLFDKLNPESDGSGVGLAIVKRIIEVHGGRIWVRSEAGKGSAFLFTLPREESQSKSQGDSA
- a CDS encoding protease inhibitor I42 family protein, coding for MKKILFLFALSALVLASCRGGGSDEIFQISDPARQLEAAAGSEFKIVIESNPTTGYHWELVEELDGSIVEFVSKDYRPDEPVTTGSGGVDVWTFKAIAAGETEIVLGYYPPSNDPTEPEQTVTFSLAVK
- a CDS encoding DUF4230 domain-containing protein, with translation MSILILAVLAAGVYFIVETVRDTAEAASRPFEQASQANQALQTQVAQLMNPTPTIIPDPVTYINEIRALARLETIQYSVEKVITAEIGQGTFGFVFGDRLLFVAHGIVIAGIDMEKMQPGDLRLDNGVLYVRLPPTEVFVATLDNQKSYVYDRDTGLLTKGQVDLETLARQSAENEILKAALEDGILVQGKRNAEAYLLKFFTALGYKTVIFQ
- a CDS encoding PhnD/SsuA/transferrin family substrate-binding protein — its product is MRKVLFALSLALFGCSFPVQVTLGTPTPTPAPEVLPTPTQPPLTTAEPGTDQNPLILALSPSPRPSDEVIAAGESIAAYLQERTGYRIVTTAPPSEGVLVDAISKGNAHIFVLSPYGYVMARDMDLVTALLARVRDGQTFYGAQIISTRKNDFISYFNPARNENTADAVAALRQFDQKKACWSDAVSPSGYVVPLGLLNQAQVQIRSGAFMSGQPSVVRAVYSEDICDFGATFIDARTSPALEADYPDVMDKVIVVWRIPEIIPYENISMASSLPFEMRRVIQRAFIDLMLTPDGKSAMQVVYGFDEVQAVEDSAYTEFVNYVLASGLDLLVLIQ